A genomic stretch from Kribbella jejuensis includes:
- a CDS encoding metal ABC transporter substrate-binding protein yields MRTGLRAIIAGAAAVATVALAGCGGPAADGTADGKLDVVASFYPLEFIARSIGGDAVHVTTLTAPGVEPHDLELTPKQVATIAEAKVVVYEKTLQPAVDEAVAQNAKDAGFDVAPAAQLEDTGANFEEHQDGAAEAAHKDNALDPHFWLDPVRYAAVVKAVEEKLASVDSKNAAGYHERAQALLAQVGKLDTEYKTGLANCKLKTFVTSHEAFAYMAKRYGLTMVGIAGFTPDAEPTPTRIKEVQDIVKAQHVTTIFYEELVSPKVAETIAHDVGVKTAVLSPIEGLSDANSKETYLTLMQENLQELRTANGCS; encoded by the coding sequence ATGAGAACTGGTCTTCGAGCAATTATCGCCGGTGCCGCCGCGGTGGCCACCGTCGCCCTGGCCGGGTGCGGTGGTCCGGCCGCCGACGGCACCGCCGACGGGAAGCTCGACGTCGTCGCCTCGTTCTACCCGCTCGAGTTCATCGCCCGGTCAATCGGCGGCGACGCGGTGCACGTGACCACCCTGACCGCGCCCGGCGTCGAGCCGCACGACCTCGAGCTGACCCCGAAGCAGGTCGCCACGATCGCCGAGGCCAAGGTCGTCGTGTACGAGAAGACCCTGCAGCCGGCCGTCGACGAGGCCGTCGCGCAGAACGCGAAGGACGCCGGGTTCGACGTCGCCCCGGCCGCCCAGCTCGAGGACACCGGCGCGAACTTCGAGGAGCACCAGGACGGCGCCGCCGAGGCCGCGCACAAGGACAACGCGCTCGACCCGCACTTCTGGCTCGATCCGGTGCGGTACGCGGCGGTCGTCAAGGCGGTCGAGGAGAAGCTCGCAAGCGTCGACAGCAAGAACGCGGCCGGCTACCACGAGCGCGCGCAGGCGCTGCTCGCCCAGGTCGGCAAGCTCGACACCGAGTACAAGACCGGTCTGGCGAACTGCAAGCTGAAGACGTTCGTGACCAGCCACGAGGCGTTCGCGTACATGGCCAAGCGATACGGTCTGACGATGGTCGGGATCGCCGGGTTCACGCCGGACGCCGAGCCGACACCGACCCGGATCAAGGAGGTCCAGGACATCGTGAAGGCCCAGCACGTGACCACGATCTTCTACGAGGAGCTGGTCAGCCCGAAGGTGGCCGAGACGATCGCCCACGACGTCGGCGTCAAGACCGCCGTACTGAGCCCGATCGAGGGGCTGTCCGACGCCAACTCCAAGGAAACCTACCTGACGCTCATGCAGGAGAACCTGCAGGAGCTCCGGACCGCGAATGGTTGCTCGTGA
- a CDS encoding YibE/F family protein, which produces MASRNVGRRRADRRPNRRRAVEIPRGHGHGHGHAHGHGHGDHVVDTSVVNSDAIVARRVRIVVAAVLVPLIVAAVVSLIVLWPGGDVKVASYQTSSARGQITALKPCADARDKCNLATVKLSNGADKGKAVPVQVPKAGGAPIPVKVGQEVMLAVQKDAPPDQKYQYVDHDRIKPLLILAVIFAVAVVALSRWRGFAALIALAVTAVMLTQFILPAILRGSNPLLVAVVGGAVIMTIAVFLTHGINAESSIALAGTIAALGLTVLLGWFFTGFSQLSGLAAEGASTAQQFSPHLDLAGLLVAGMVIGALGVLDDVTVTQAAAVWELSAANPAASRRELMSAGLRIGRTHVASVVNTLVLAYAGAAMPVLLVFAIQDLPVVTVISTEAVAMEVVRGLVGSLGIIAAVPLTTALAAMAVADRSRDLVGTPEPVA; this is translated from the coding sequence ATGGCCAGCCGCAACGTCGGGCGACGGCGTGCCGACCGTAGACCCAACCGCCGCCGCGCGGTCGAAATTCCGCGCGGTCATGGGCACGGCCACGGTCATGCGCACGGTCATGGGCACGGCGATCACGTGGTCGACACCTCGGTGGTGAACTCGGACGCGATCGTCGCGCGGCGCGTCCGGATCGTCGTCGCCGCCGTCCTCGTCCCGCTGATCGTGGCCGCGGTGGTTTCGCTGATCGTGTTGTGGCCGGGCGGTGACGTGAAGGTCGCGTCCTATCAGACGAGCAGCGCGCGTGGTCAGATCACTGCGCTGAAGCCCTGCGCGGACGCCAGGGACAAGTGCAACCTCGCCACGGTGAAGCTGAGCAACGGCGCGGACAAGGGGAAGGCCGTGCCGGTCCAGGTACCCAAGGCCGGCGGGGCGCCGATCCCGGTCAAGGTCGGCCAGGAGGTGATGCTCGCCGTCCAGAAGGACGCGCCGCCGGACCAGAAGTACCAGTATGTCGACCACGACCGGATCAAGCCGCTGTTGATCCTCGCGGTGATCTTCGCGGTCGCGGTGGTCGCGCTGTCCCGGTGGCGCGGGTTCGCGGCCCTGATCGCGCTCGCGGTGACGGCTGTGATGCTGACCCAGTTCATCCTGCCGGCGATCCTGCGGGGCTCGAACCCGCTGCTCGTCGCGGTAGTCGGCGGCGCGGTGATCATGACGATCGCGGTCTTCCTGACCCACGGGATCAATGCCGAGTCCTCGATCGCGCTCGCCGGGACGATCGCCGCGCTCGGCCTGACCGTACTCCTCGGCTGGTTCTTCACCGGGTTCTCGCAGTTGAGTGGCCTGGCGGCCGAGGGGGCGTCCACCGCGCAGCAGTTCTCACCGCACCTCGATCTGGCCGGATTGCTGGTGGCCGGGATGGTGATCGGCGCGCTCGGAGTTCTCGACGACGTCACGGTCACCCAGGCAGCCGCGGTGTGGGAGCTGTCCGCGGCCAACCCCGCTGCGAGCCGGCGTGAGCTGATGTCGGCCGGTCTGCGGATCGGCCGGACGCACGTCGCGTCGGTGGTGAACACGCTGGTTCTCGCATACGCCGGTGCCGCGATGCCGGTGCTGCTCGTGTTCGCGATCCAGGACCTGCCAGTGGTGACGGTGATCTCTACCGAGGCGGTCGCGATGGAGGTTGTCCGCGGTCTGGTCGGCAGCCTCGGCATCATCGCAGCCGTTCCGCTGACGACCGCGCTGGCCGCGATGGCGGTCGCGGACCGCTCGCGTGACCTGGTCGGCACGCCAGAACCTGTCGCATAA
- the eboE gene encoding metabolite traffic protein EboE, producing MRFRHRDGSTVHLGYCATVHPAAELDELVAELDGCASPVRSALDVPLLGVGLWFPHRLADRLANSPASLSKLRRALHRNRLEVVTLNGIAHANDLTGTSVYCPDWTEPERLRYTLDLIDVLADLLPDDATYGSISTVPLGWRVPWSKARNLAAREAFDRVEQHLARTEARTGRRIRVAVETEPGCVLEMVGQAAAWLDRYSSPYGGMSLVGLGLDTCHLAVQFEDPAQSFELLWRAGVDVVKAQLSVAPTLVDPGDASGRYVLGQLGVPRYLRQVREWGGPGVDDVAQSSQLSGHAAWRMHAHLAAHAAPPDPLSATTGVLDDCLARLVGGGHPLTHHLESEVYVWPRTPKTQQALAKRITKELSWLRDRLTALGLDEV from the coding sequence ATGAGGTTCCGTCATCGGGACGGGTCGACCGTCCATCTGGGGTACTGCGCGACCGTGCATCCGGCAGCCGAGCTGGACGAGCTCGTCGCGGAGCTCGACGGCTGTGCAAGCCCGGTCCGGTCGGCTCTCGACGTACCCCTGCTCGGCGTCGGGCTGTGGTTCCCGCACCGGCTGGCCGATCGGCTGGCGAACTCGCCCGCGTCGCTGAGCAAGCTGCGCCGCGCGCTGCATCGCAACCGGCTCGAGGTCGTCACCCTGAACGGCATCGCGCATGCGAACGATCTGACCGGGACGAGCGTGTACTGCCCGGACTGGACCGAGCCCGAGCGGCTGCGGTACACCCTCGACCTGATCGACGTACTCGCGGACCTGCTGCCGGACGATGCGACGTACGGCTCGATCTCGACGGTGCCGCTCGGGTGGCGGGTTCCGTGGTCGAAGGCGCGCAACCTGGCCGCGCGGGAGGCGTTCGACCGGGTCGAGCAGCACCTGGCCCGGACCGAGGCCCGTACCGGCCGGCGGATCCGCGTGGCCGTCGAGACCGAGCCTGGGTGTGTCCTTGAGATGGTCGGGCAGGCCGCGGCTTGGCTGGATCGCTACTCGAGCCCGTACGGCGGTATGTCGCTGGTCGGGCTGGGGCTCGACACGTGTCATCTCGCCGTGCAGTTCGAGGACCCTGCCCAGTCGTTCGAGCTGCTGTGGCGGGCGGGCGTCGACGTGGTCAAGGCGCAGCTCTCGGTGGCTCCGACGCTGGTGGACCCGGGGGATGCGTCGGGGCGGTACGTGCTCGGCCAGCTCGGCGTACCTCGGTATCTGAGGCAAGTGCGCGAGTGGGGTGGGCCAGGGGTGGACGACGTCGCGCAGTCATCGCAGCTGTCGGGTCATGCGGCGTGGCGGATGCATGCGCATCTGGCGGCGCACGCTGCGCCACCAGATCCGCTCAGTGCGACGACCGGGGTGCTGGACGACTGCCTGGCTCGTCTGGTCGGTGGTGGGCATCCGCTGACGCACCACTTGGAGTCAGAGGTGTACGTGTGGCCACGGACGCCCAAAACCCAGCAGGCGTTGGCGAAACGGATCACCAAGGAGCTGTCGTGGCTCCGCGACCGGCTGACCGCTCTCGGGCTGGACGAGGTCTGA
- a CDS encoding DUF6703 family protein, which produces MSTPSSPMRQRITKVSYPYVAKLHAAPKLTLPGITLVLALAGVFAPLPVGVPALVLLALLLGWLAFLSWPAVTGGPKFLRIFSIVLILLFAVSRIANG; this is translated from the coding sequence ATGAGCACCCCCAGCAGCCCGATGCGGCAGCGGATTACCAAAGTGAGTTATCCGTACGTCGCCAAGCTGCACGCCGCGCCCAAGCTGACTCTGCCAGGCATCACCCTGGTGCTGGCGCTGGCGGGGGTGTTCGCGCCGCTTCCGGTAGGTGTGCCCGCGCTGGTGCTGCTGGCGCTCCTACTGGGCTGGCTGGCGTTCCTGTCATGGCCCGCGGTGACCGGCGGACCGAAGTTCCTGCGCATCTTCTCGATCGTGCTGATCCTGCTCTTCGCGGTCTCCCGGATCGCCAACGGCTGA
- a CDS encoding class I SAM-dependent methyltransferase: protein MTTTNIPGTDTTGDAANAAGPSTAADGTAAEAAGALMGRLFGAALGAAELFTVYLGEVHGIYRAIDEAGPITASELAERTGLDHRYLVEWLQSQAISGLLTIDGSDVWTDRFDLAPGVRVALLEPTSPVYAGGLAAIVPAVGRSFPQVVAAFKSGAGVPYAAYGEEAVAAQEMLNRPAYVNSLAAEWIPNVPGLHDLLTKGARVADLGTGAGWSAIELAKAYPAVHVDGYDNDEDSITRARRNAAEQGVADRVGFEVRDITEVLAGGTQYDLITFFECVHDFAHPVEALVAARTALAPGGRVLVMDERADEQLQAPGDEVQRFLAAASTIWCTPQGRVDEDSDIVGAIMRPHQLRHLAEHAGFTKVDVLPIDHPFWRFYELTP from the coding sequence ATGACCACGACAAACATCCCCGGCACAGACACAACCGGCGACGCCGCAAACGCGGCGGGTCCGAGCACGGCGGCGGACGGCACGGCGGCGGAGGCCGCGGGGGCGTTGATGGGGCGGTTGTTCGGGGCGGCGTTGGGGGCGGCGGAGTTGTTCACGGTCTATCTCGGGGAGGTGCACGGGATTTACCGGGCGATCGACGAGGCCGGGCCGATCACCGCGAGCGAGTTGGCGGAGCGGACCGGGCTGGACCATCGGTACCTGGTCGAATGGCTGCAGTCGCAGGCGATCAGTGGGTTGTTGACCATCGACGGATCGGACGTCTGGACGGACAGGTTCGACCTGGCGCCGGGCGTGCGGGTGGCACTGCTGGAGCCGACGAGTCCGGTGTACGCCGGTGGCCTGGCGGCCATCGTGCCTGCGGTCGGGCGGTCGTTCCCGCAGGTGGTCGCCGCGTTCAAGAGTGGGGCGGGCGTGCCCTACGCGGCGTACGGCGAAGAGGCCGTGGCCGCACAGGAGATGCTGAACCGCCCCGCGTACGTGAACTCGTTGGCGGCCGAGTGGATCCCGAACGTACCCGGGCTGCACGACCTGCTCACCAAGGGTGCACGCGTCGCGGACCTCGGTACCGGCGCCGGCTGGTCGGCGATCGAACTGGCGAAGGCCTACCCGGCGGTCCACGTCGACGGCTACGACAACGACGAGGACTCGATCACCCGGGCGCGCCGGAACGCCGCCGAGCAAGGCGTCGCGGACCGCGTCGGCTTCGAGGTACGCGACATCACCGAGGTCCTTGCGGGCGGCACGCAGTACGACCTGATCACGTTCTTCGAATGCGTCCACGACTTCGCCCATCCCGTCGAAGCACTCGTCGCAGCCCGTACCGCGCTCGCACCAGGCGGCCGCGTGCTCGTGATGGACGAGCGGGCCGACGAGCAGCTGCAGGCACCTGGTGACGAAGTACAACGGTTCCTCGCCGCGGCCAGCACCATCTGGTGTACGCCGCAAGGCCGCGTGGACGAGGACTCCGACATCGTCGGCGCCATCATGCGACCGCACCAGCTACGCCACCTGGCAGAGCACGCGGGCTTCACCAAGGTCGACGTACTACCGATCGACCACCCGTTCTGGAGGTTCTACGAGCTGACCCCCTGA
- a CDS encoding ATP-binding protein, with translation MPERVVGRTRELSTLTGLLDEVERGRGQGALLIGDAGIGKSTTAAVLADTARSRRYAVAWGRCPETETLPYWPWRQVFRSLGLSIEPGDGARTSMFAAVADQLGTATAAQPAVIIVEDIHLADGSTLALLRFVVGLLPELRCLLLVTSRDNAVDVPEPAADAFRALPPSFVRVPLAGLDRAATGELVTQVLGSTDSGYADAVHARTGGNPFFVQELARWHAARGTTSTETPTGVRQVLERRLARLGQHTYDVLAVAAVLGEDVDLRVLAAVADTGDVLAVLGDAVAARLAAVSEDRLRFAHSLVREVVYDGLGVHRRSELHLRAAELLAGQNDAGQVAAHYRSAGVVEKSREFALVAARAARDQSGYEQAVRFYGWAELDDPVVQVELGAAQVLAGELTAGRDTLRAVARTAGDPETVARAVLAMGGGVGGFEVDLGDEESTALLGQAVPQLPDGALKAAAVARLALGRLQTDQGDEPRQLADEAVRLASEAGDAAAEVAALAVWCDVFSGPDYVAERVAAARRMLTLAVGDLGSVLLARRLLVVGLLEQGRFVEADVQIAAYARAVVPLRLPLYGWLVPIWQGMRALMSGRLDEAARCVEEATQLADDPDSPNGRLMVFALRAAHADAAGVIAELRTYVESVMRPFAGNPMADGPSAYYFARTGSAEPARRIARRRVQDGLDAIPRDAEWLESVAFLGEAGRVLGEDAVARIVYDVLTPYTDLWVIDGIGGACLGKVSLFLGRLAAQLGRAEARRLLEDALEAHRAAGAETLVAEAEKALAELDPERSSRAGGLETASEVGVLRLVGMAWEVTWRGVTAQVADGKGVRDLAVLLGRPRQDVSVVELSGQVLGGDLGPVIDGQARAAYRERVRELEEELAEAEDGNDLGRLEKLRVEREFLVRELAGALGLGGRARVAGDPVERSRKAVSMRIGVAVKAIERVHPALGRHLRASIRTGRQCRYEPENDVTWHCQSTPGA, from the coding sequence CAGCGGCGGTACTCGCGGACACGGCGCGGAGTCGGCGGTACGCCGTCGCGTGGGGCCGCTGCCCCGAGACCGAGACCCTGCCGTACTGGCCCTGGCGGCAGGTGTTCCGCTCGCTGGGGTTGTCGATCGAGCCGGGTGACGGCGCGCGGACGAGCATGTTCGCCGCGGTCGCCGACCAGCTCGGTACGGCGACGGCCGCGCAACCGGCGGTGATCATCGTCGAGGACATCCACCTCGCGGACGGGTCGACCCTCGCACTGTTGCGGTTCGTTGTCGGTCTGCTGCCCGAGCTGCGGTGTCTCCTGCTCGTCACCAGCCGTGACAACGCGGTCGACGTACCCGAGCCGGCGGCGGATGCGTTTCGCGCCCTGCCGCCTTCGTTCGTACGGGTGCCTCTTGCTGGGCTGGACCGCGCCGCTACGGGCGAGCTGGTCACACAGGTCCTCGGGAGTACGGACAGCGGCTATGCGGACGCCGTACATGCAAGGACCGGTGGGAACCCGTTCTTCGTGCAGGAGCTCGCGCGGTGGCACGCGGCGCGCGGTACTACTTCCACGGAGACGCCTACCGGCGTGCGTCAGGTGCTGGAGAGGCGCCTTGCTCGTCTTGGACAGCACACGTACGACGTGCTCGCGGTGGCGGCTGTGCTGGGTGAGGACGTGGACCTGCGGGTGCTTGCTGCAGTAGCGGATACGGGAGATGTGCTTGCTGTACTTGGTGATGCTGTGGCGGCTCGGTTGGCAGCCGTGTCGGAGGACCGTCTGCGGTTTGCCCACTCCCTGGTGCGTGAGGTCGTTTATGACGGTCTTGGTGTCCACCGGAGGTCCGAGCTCCATTTGCGGGCGGCTGAGTTGTTGGCCGGTCAGAACGATGCTGGGCAGGTTGCTGCGCACTACCGGAGTGCTGGGGTTGTCGAGAAGTCGCGGGAGTTCGCGCTGGTAGCAGCACGGGCTGCGCGGGACCAGTCGGGGTATGAGCAGGCCGTTCGCTTCTACGGGTGGGCTGAGCTGGACGATCCCGTGGTGCAGGTGGAGCTTGGGGCGGCACAGGTACTGGCTGGTGAGTTGACGGCTGGCCGGGACACGCTGCGGGCTGTCGCTCGTACTGCGGGTGATCCGGAGACCGTGGCGCGGGCTGTGCTGGCAATGGGAGGTGGGGTCGGTGGGTTCGAGGTCGATCTCGGGGATGAGGAGTCGACGGCGCTGTTGGGACAGGCAGTGCCGCAGTTGCCCGATGGTGCGCTGAAGGCTGCTGCTGTTGCACGGCTGGCTCTTGGGCGGTTGCAGACAGACCAGGGCGATGAGCCGCGTCAGCTGGCCGACGAGGCAGTGCGGCTCGCCTCGGAGGCAGGAGATGCCGCAGCTGAGGTCGCTGCGTTGGCGGTGTGGTGCGACGTCTTCTCTGGGCCTGACTACGTCGCAGAGCGGGTGGCGGCTGCCCGGCGCATGCTCACTCTCGCGGTCGGTGATCTTGGATCAGTCCTGTTGGCTCGGCGGTTGCTGGTGGTCGGACTGCTCGAACAGGGGCGGTTCGTGGAGGCTGATGTGCAGATCGCTGCGTATGCGCGGGCGGTCGTGCCGCTGCGGCTTCCGCTGTACGGCTGGTTGGTGCCGATCTGGCAGGGCATGCGAGCGTTGATGTCGGGCCGGCTGGATGAGGCGGCCAGGTGTGTCGAGGAGGCGACGCAGCTCGCGGACGATCCGGACAGTCCTAACGGGCGGTTGATGGTGTTCGCGTTGCGGGCGGCACATGCGGATGCGGCTGGGGTGATCGCGGAGCTGCGCACGTACGTCGAAAGTGTGATGCGTCCGTTCGCGGGCAATCCGATGGCTGATGGCCCGTCGGCGTACTACTTCGCGCGGACCGGGTCCGCTGAGCCGGCGCGGCGGATCGCGCGACGCCGGGTGCAGGACGGTCTGGACGCGATCCCGCGGGATGCCGAGTGGCTGGAGTCGGTGGCCTTTCTCGGTGAGGCGGGGCGGGTGCTGGGTGAGGACGCGGTCGCGCGGATCGTGTACGACGTACTCACGCCGTACACCGATCTCTGGGTGATCGATGGGATCGGTGGGGCTTGTCTGGGCAAGGTGTCGCTGTTCTTGGGGCGCCTCGCCGCTCAGCTCGGCCGGGCCGAGGCCCGCCGGCTCCTGGAGGACGCGCTCGAAGCACACCGCGCGGCCGGGGCGGAGACGTTGGTCGCCGAGGCGGAGAAGGCGCTGGCCGAACTCGACCCGGAACGGTCGAGCCGGGCGGGTGGGCTCGAGACGGCCTCTGAGGTGGGGGTTCTGCGGTTGGTGGGCATGGCGTGGGAGGTGACTTGGCGAGGGGTCACTGCGCAGGTGGCTGATGGCAAAGGGGTTCGGGATCTTGCGGTGTTGCTGGGGCGGCCGCGGCAGGACGTGAGTGTCGTGGAGCTCTCCGGGCAGGTGCTGGGCGGGGATCTCGGACCGGTGATCGACGGGCAGGCGCGGGCGGCTTACCGCGAGCGGGTGCGGGAGTTGGAGGAGGAGCTCGCCGAGGCGGAGGACGGGAACGACCTCGGGCGGCTGGAGAAGCTCCGGGTGGAGCGGGAGTTCCTGGTGCGGGAGTTGGCGGGGGCGCTCGGGCTCGGTGGGCGGGCGCGGGTGGCGGGTGATCCGGTGGAACGGAGCCGGAAGGCGGTGTCGATGCGGATCGGCGTTGCGGTGAAGGCGATCGAGCGGGTACATCCGGCGCTCGGCCGGCACCTCCGCGCGTCCATCCGCACCGGCCGCCAGTGCCGGTACGAGCCGGAGAACGACGTCACCTGGCATTGCCAGTCCACACCTGGCGCCTGA